The following proteins come from a genomic window of Zonotrichia leucophrys gambelii isolate GWCS_2022_RI chromosome 4, RI_Zleu_2.0, whole genome shotgun sequence:
- the CDKL2 gene encoding cyclin-dependent kinase-like 2: MDKYQVLGLVGEGSYGMVTKCRNRESGQIVAVKKFLESDDDAAVRKIALREIKLLKQLRHENLVNLLDVCKRKKRWYLVFEFVDHTMLNDLEDSPNGLDFERVRKYLFQIMRAIAFCHSHNIIHRDIKPENILVSQSGVVKLCDFGFARPLAASGEAYTDYVATRWYRAPELLVGDSKYGRPVDVWAVGALITEMLTGEPLFPGDSDIDQLYHITKCLGNLIPRQQELFYKNPLFAGLKLPEVKELESLEKRYPKLPAEALELAKECLQIDPDERPSCAQLLQGDFFNKDGFAERFTQELKQIIQKDTRDHQFQKKSKVNKRDKDDVSEERKIISVQDFSIGPRSKDGKLIKTKPSKADAEKADRSSKLSFLYDNTIHPLKLSPQTNLKDSSSNLDYAKNLGTFIPPINQNFSPTFGVGSGPGSLNYRLDEKSKKYLNPLLKARKPSPVGRCNVSLTPASKKKWEFLKTNVRLPELNHLPELRGAEAQHPRFLKKENRMFAESRVPSLAAIDLHNSSLPSQQLSGTLMPDASEATFPRVEH; this comes from the exons ATGGACAAGTaccaggtgctggggctggtgggagaaGGCAGCTACGGGATGGTGACCAAGTGCAGGAATAGGGAGAGCGGGCAGATCGTGGCCGTCAAGAAGTTCCTGGAGAGCGACGACGACGCGGCGGTACGGAAAATCGCCCTGAGGGAAATCAAACTGCTCAAG CAACTGAGGCACGAGAACCTGGTGAACCTGTTGGATGTGTGtaagaggaagaagaggtggTACCTGGTGTTTGAGTTTGTGGATCACACGATGCTCAATGACCTCGAGGACTCTCCCAATGGACTGGACTTCGAGAGGGTTCGGAAATACTTGTTTCAGATTATGAGAGCAATTGCCTTTTGTCACAGCCATAAT ATAATCCATCGGGATATTAAGCCAGAGAACATCCTGGTTTCCCAGTCAGGAGTTGTGAAACTCTGCGACTTCGGGTTTGCCCGGCCCTTGGCCGCTTCTGGGGAAGCTTACACGGACTACGTGGCCACCCGCTGGTACAGAGCCCCggagctgctggtgggggaCAGCAAATACGGCAG GCCTGTGGACGTGTGGGCTGTTGGTGCCCTGATAACAGAAATGCTTACAGGAgagccccttttccctggagactCAGACATTGACCAGCTCTACCATATCACCAAGTGCCTGG GTAACTTAATTCCAAGACAACAGGAGTTATTCTATAAAAACCCCCTCTTTGCCGGCCTGAAGTTGCCCGAGGTGAAGGAGCTCGAATCCCTGGAGAAACGCTATCCCAAGCTCCCTGCTGAAGCGCTGGAATTAGCCAAG GAGTGCTTGCAGATTGACCCAGACGAGAGACCGTCCTGcgcccagctcctgcagggtgaTTTCTTCAACAAGGACGGCTTTGCTGAGAG ATTTACTCAGGAGCTTAAACAAATAATCCAGAAAGATACCAGAGACCATCAGtttcaaaaaaaatctaaagtCAATAAAAGGGACAAAGATGAtgtttcagaagaaagaaaaatcatcagCGTCCAG GATTTCAGCATAGGCCCAAGGAGCAAAGATGGGAAGCTGATAAAGACCAAGCCCTCTAAAGCTGATGCAGAGAAAGCAGATCGATCCTCTAAGCTGAGCTTCCTCTATGACAACACAATCCACCCATTGAAATTGAGCCCTCAGACCAACCTGAAAGATTCCAGCAGCAACTTGGACTATGCCAAGAACCTGGGCACATTTATCCCTCCCATCAACCAGAACTTCTCTCCTACATTTGGGGTGGGGTCTGGGCCTGGGAGCCTTAATTACAG ACTTGatgaaaagagtaaaaaatacTTGAACCCCTTGCTAAAGGCACGGAAGCCTTCTCCAGTGGGGCGTTGCAATGTCAGCCTGACACCG GCAAGTAAGAAGAAATGGGAATTCCTCAAGACAAATGTGCGTTTGCCAGAACTAAATCATCTCCCCGAGCTGAGGGGAGCAGAAG CTCAGCATCCCAGAtttctgaagaaggaaaatagaATGTTTGCAGAGTCCCGAGTCCCCTCCCTCGCTGCTATCGACCTTCATAACTCAAGTCTGCCTTCACAGCAG CTGTCAGGGACCTTGATGCCGGATGCATCAGAAGCCACCTTCCCCAGGGTCGAGCACTAG
- the RCHY1 gene encoding RING finger and CHY zinc finger domain-containing protein 1 yields MAAAGGSEGGEPGREQGCEHYRRGCRLRAPCCRKLYPCRLCHDAAEEHQLDRFQVSEVQCSSCRLLQKAQQRCEGCGSLFGEYYCDICHLFDRDKKQYHCQECGICRIGPKEDFFHCSKCNLCLSLSLQGKHKCIENVSRQDCPICLEDIHTSRVGAHVLPCGHLLHRTCYDEMLKEGYRCPLCMHSALDMTRYWRQLDNEVAQTPMPTEYQNMMVEILCNDCNARSTVQFHLLGMKCRSCESYNTAQDGRCRLSLEEQ; encoded by the exons ATGGCCGCGGCGGGGGGATCGGAGGGAGGCGAGCCGGGACGCGAGCAGGGATGCGAGCACTACCGGCGGGGCTGCCGGCTGCGG GCCCCGTGCTGCAGGAAGCTGTACCCGTGCCGGCTGTGCCACGACGCAGCCGAGGAGCACCAGCTGGATCGGTTCCAGGTGTCCGAGgtgcagtgcagcagctgccGGCTCCTGCAGAAG GCCCAGCAGCGCTGTGAGGGCTGTGGCAGCCTCTTTGGGGAGTACTACTGTGACATCTGCCACCTGTTTGACCGTGACAAGAAGCAATACCACTGCCAGGAGTGCGGCATCTGCAG gatTGGCCCCAAGGAGGATTTCTTCCACTGCTCCAAGTGTAATTTGTGCCTGAGCCTGAGTCTCCAAGGAAAGCACAAG TGTATTGAAAATGTCTCCAGGCAGGACTGTCCAATATGTTTGGAG GATATTCACACATCTCGTGTTGGAGCCCATGTTCTGCCGTGTGGTCACCTTCTTCACAG aacATGTTACGATGAAATGCTGAAGGA AGGCTACAGGTGTCCCTTGTGCATGCACTCGGCCTTGGACATGACCAGGTACTGGCGCCAGCTGGACAACGAGGTGGCACAGACTCCCATGCCCACCGAGTACCAGAACATGATGGTGGAG ATCCTTTGCAACGACTGCAACGCCCGCTCCACGGTGCAGTTCCACCTGCTGGGCATGAAGTGCCGGAGCTGTGAGTCCTACAACACGGCCCAGGACGGGCGGTGCCGGCTGTCCTTGGAGGAGCAGTGA
- the PARM1 gene encoding prostate androgen-regulated mucin-like protein 1: protein MGSCCRPLFLALLLLPAGLGHDSPEPPLIPIRPPLLWGGVPVKPDSRDGPTPAPGQPQLPLATGPSGDGTSSRPLEGDGHNASTPVAALSPAPVPVSSMATAGGPSVVSSPSSVPAAPEALRTANPAGVARSTLDLGAAASPTELAVPSPAPSLPSSQPTSPPGTGPSPTPVLESPAVTQPPLLAKDVPSLGTLAMAPSLATEPTSPPVTVMSPTEAQATASEKTTGVTMEEVPRALSAGSIVAITVTVIVVVVLVFGAAAYLKIRHSSYGRLLDDHDYGSWGNYNNPLYDDS from the exons ATGGGCAGCTGCTGCCGCCCGCTCTTCCtcgccctcctcctcctcccggcAG GACTGGGCCATGactccccagagccacccctcATCCCCATCCGCCCCCCCTTGCTCTGGGGGGGTGTCCCAGTGAAACCAGACTCCAGGGATGGCCCCACACCGGctccaggccagccccagctgcccttggccACGGGACCCTCCGGAGATGGGACATCCTCTAGGCCCCTGGAGGGGGATGGCCACAATGCCAGCACCCCGGTGGCAGCACTgtcccctgctcctgtccctgtgagcTCCATGGCCACAGCAGGAGGTCCCTCCGTggtctccagccccagctcggTGCCAGCCGCCCCGGAGGCTCTCCGGACAGCAAACCCTGCCGGCGTGGCAAGAAGCACCCTGGATTTgggggcagctgccagccccacggagctggctgtgccatcccctgccccctcccttcccagcagccagcccacCTCACCCCCCGGCACGGGCCCGTCCCCGACACCCGTCCTGGAGAGCCCGGCTGTGACACAGCCACCACTGCTGGCCAAGGAtgtcccttccctggggacactggcCATGGCACCGAGCCTGGCCACGGAGCCAACATCCCCCCCAGTGACTGTGATGAGCCCCACGGAAGCCCAGGCCACGGCCTCGGAGAAAACCACCGGGGTCACCATGGAGGAGGTACCACGTGCCCTGAGTGCAG gcagcattGTGGCCATAACCGTGACGGTCATcgtggtggtggtgctggtgttCGGGGCAGCTGCCTACCTCAAGATCAG GCACTCCTCCTATGGAAGGCTTCTGGATGACCACGACTACGGCTCCTGGGGCAACTACAACAACCCCCTGTACGATGATTCCTAG